AATAGCAACTTGCGAGTCTGTCTGCTGAACCGCATAATAAGCATCAGTGACATTAAATCGTAACTGTTCTTCTACTTGTTCAAGAGCTAACTGTTGAGTTCGTAACTGCGATTCTGCAACCCGAATTTGCGCGGGGCGTTGTCCTCCTGTATAAACATTGTAATTGAGTTGCAGTCCCGTTCGGAGTAGAGTCGTCGCTTCTGTAGCGTCTGGAAAATCAGGATCTAACGGATCATCAGGTTGATTATTATTACCTCCAGGAGAACTGCTACGCTGTAATTGACTATCTAAACTTAAAGAAGGAAGTTGTGCTGCTTGAGCTTCATTTAACTGTTCTCGGGCTTGACGAACATTGAGGCGAGCTTCTTGAAAATCTTGATTATTGCGACGGGCTAACTCAAGGGCTTGTTCAAGGGTAATGGGGACAACGTCATCAACACTGACTTCCTCTTCTTGGGTGGGAAGTTGTAAGGGATTAGAACTAGGATCTAGGGGTTCTGTTTCTTCTACTGGTTCTAATGGCTCTACTTCTTCAAAGGTATCCACATCTGGATCAAGGTCTTCTGTGTCTTCTAGCGGGATATCATCTGTTTCTCTTTCTTCTAAAGGGAGGTCTTCTAATGCTTCAGGAGACTGGGACAAAATTAGTTCTCTAGAGTTTTCAATATTCTTGAGGAAGGACGTGTTATCCGTTGCAGAAGTTGGAGAAATTAAATTTTCGGCGATCGCGATTTCTCCCAAACCCAGAGCAAATAATGTCCCCACACTCACACCACACACATAACGAAAAGATAGCATAATTATTGGCTTCCGCTGTAATTTAACTTCGAGTTGAACTGCTTAACCAGTGGCTACAAGGCAGTTAATTTAACATAAATTTTTCAAATTGGGATAGTTCATCAAGTTAAAACTGGTTTAATTTAATTCCCACCAGCCAAATGCAGGACCAATTACCCGTATCGTTGCCCAAAATAGAGCCAAGAAGGCGATGCCAATCCAAGCACCACGAGTAGTCCAGCGAACAAAGCGATCTGCATCTTTTTTAGTTATCCCTAACCAAGGAAAGATCTTTTTATCCTGACCGTATTTATCCCCTAAATTTTCTTTGCGTCGTTTTGATTCACCCATGATCAAATGGTTATAAATGCTTCCTCGTTGATTGTATCGCAGTGAGGATAACATTTAGCGATAGTTTGTCATTTGTAAGGGAACAGGATAATTCTCTTCTTTTAGG
This window of the Euhalothece natronophila Z-M001 genome carries:
- a CDS encoding DUF2839 domain-containing protein produces the protein MGESKRRKENLGDKYGQDKKIFPWLGITKKDADRFVRWTTRGAWIGIAFLALFWATIRVIGPAFGWWELN